In a genomic window of Sulfurimonas denitrificans DSM 1251:
- the rpsD gene encoding 30S ribosomal protein S4, which yields MARYRGPVEKIERRFGVSLNLKGERRLAGKSALEKRPYAPGQHGQRRKKVSEYGLQLNEKQKAKFMYGVSEKQFRALFVEAKRREGNTGTNLVTLIEQRLDNVVYRMGFATTRRFARQLVTHGHLLVDGAKLDIPSYRVRPGQKIEIRESSKNNSQIVRALELTNQTGLAPWVDIDADKKFGIFTRLPEREEVVIPVEERLIVELYSK from the coding sequence ATGGCAAGATATAGAGGTCCAGTAGAAAAAATCGAAAGAAGATTTGGAGTTAGCCTTAACCTAAAAGGAGAGCGTCGTTTAGCAGGTAAATCTGCATTAGAAAAACGTCCGTATGCTCCAGGTCAACATGGTCAGCGTCGTAAAAAAGTATCTGAGTACGGATTACAATTAAACGAAAAGCAAAAAGCAAAATTCATGTATGGTGTATCAGAGAAGCAATTCCGTGCACTATTCGTTGAAGCTAAAAGAAGAGAAGGAAACACAGGTACAAACCTTGTTACTTTAATTGAGCAGAGATTAGATAACGTGGTTTATCGTATGGGATTTGCAACTACTCGTCGTTTCGCACGCCAATTAGTTACTCATGGTCACCTTTTAGTAGATGGTGCAAAACTAGATATCCCTTCTTACCGTGTAAGACCAGGACAAAAAATAGAGATTCGTGAGAGCAGCAAAAACAATTCTCAAATTGTTCGTGCTCTTGAGCTTACAAATCAAACTGGTTTAGCTCCATGGGTTGATATTGATGCTGATAAAAAATTCGGTATCTTTACTCGTTTACCAGAGCGTGAGGAAGTTGTTATACCTGTAGAAGAGCGTTTAATCGTCGAACTTTACTCGAAATAA
- the rpmJ gene encoding 50S ribosomal protein L36, whose protein sequence is MKVRASVKKMCDDCKVVKRKGIVRVICKVKKHKQRQG, encoded by the coding sequence ATGAAAGTAAGAGCTTCAGTTAAGAAGATGTGTGATGACTGTAAAGTTGTCAAAAGAAAAGGCATTGTAAGAGTAATCTGCAAAGTTAAAAAACATAAACAGAGACAAGGATAA
- the rpsM gene encoding 30S ribosomal protein S13, with protein MARISGVDLPKKKRIEYGLTYVYGIGLHASRKILDATGIDYNKRVYELNEDDIAAITKEIRASHVVEGDLRKQVAMDIKALMDLGSYRGLRHRRGLPCRGQKTKTNARTRKGKRKTVGAA; from the coding sequence ATGGCTCGTATATCAGGTGTTGATTTACCAAAGAAAAAAAGAATAGAGTATGGTTTAACATACGTCTATGGAATTGGTCTTCATGCTTCTCGCAAGATTTTAGATGCGACTGGCATAGACTATAACAAAAGAGTTTACGAACTAAATGAAGATGATATTGCTGCGATTACAAAAGAGATTCGTGCTAGTCATGTTGTAGAGGGTGATCTTCGTAAACAAGTTGCAATGGACATTAAAGCACTTATGGATTTAGGTTCATACAGAGGTCTTCGTCACCGTCGTGGTCTTCCATGTCGTGGTCAAAAAACTAAGACAAATGCGCGTACTCGTAAGGGTAAACGCAAAACTGTCGGCGCAGCGTAA
- the rpsK gene encoding 30S ribosomal protein S11, with the protein MAKRKAVRKKVVKKNIARGICHISASFNNTLVTITDEMGNMIAWSSAGSLGFKGSKKSTPFAAQAAVEDAVAKAQVHGVKELGIKVQGPGSGRETATKAVGGIEGIRVTFMKDVTPLPHNGCRAPKRRRV; encoded by the coding sequence ATGGCAAAAAGAAAAGCTGTTAGAAAAAAAGTAGTAAAGAAAAATATTGCACGTGGTATCTGTCACATCTCTGCATCATTTAACAATACACTTGTAACAATTACAGATGAAATGGGTAACATGATTGCTTGGAGTTCTGCTGGTAGCCTTGGTTTTAAGGGTAGTAAAAAATCTACTCCTTTTGCAGCTCAAGCAGCCGTAGAAGATGCAGTAGCAAAAGCTCAAGTACATGGTGTAAAAGAACTTGGTATTAAAGTTCAAGGTCCTGGTTCAGGAAGAGAAACTGCAACTAAAGCAGTAGGCGGAATTGAAGGTATTCGTGTAACATTTATGAAAGATGTTACTCCACTACCACACAACGGATGTCGCGCGCCTAAGCGCCGTAGAGTTTAA